The window CCGCGTCGGGCCGATGTTGGTGTGCGTGGCACCCGAGGTGCTGTCCGAAAAATAGCCGGTGATGTCGGCGATGAGGTCGACGGTGCCGGAGTGGTTGTAGAAGCTGACCTTGCCGTCGACCACGGGGACGATCACCAGGTTGGGGATCGTCTGGCCGGCGGTGAAGTTCAGGTTGGAGGCGCTGGAGCGGGTGGTGCCGCTGGGGTAGACCGACACGAAGCTGGACTGCGTCGGGTTGGTCGCGGTCACGTTGAGGACGACCGCCTTGACGCCGGTGGCCGGGATTCCCTCGACGCCCGCGACGGGGAGGGTGACGGAGGTACCGCCGGCGACCTTGGCCTGCGGTACGCCGAGTCCCTCACGGGTGTCCATCAGCCGCGTCGGGCCGATGTTGGTGTGCGTGGCACCCTCGCCGCTCCAGGTGAAGTACCCGGTGATGTCGGCTATGAGGTGGACCGCTCCCGAGTGGTTGTAGAAGCTGACCTTGCCGTCGACCACGGGGACGACCACCAGGTTGGGGATCGTCTGGCCGGCGGTGAAGTTCAGGTTCGACGCGCTGGAGCGGGCCGTTCCGTTCGGGTAGACCGACACGAAGCTGGACTGGGTGGGCTCCGTCGCCGTCACGTTCAGGACGGCCGCGGTGACACCGCTCGCCGGGATGCCGGTGGAGCCGCCCGCGACCTGCAGGGTGACGGAGGTGCCGCCGGCCACCTTGGCCTGCGGTACGCCCAGGCCCTCACGGGTGTCCATCAGCCGCTTGGGAGCGACCGGGACGAACTTGATGTCCTTGACCTCGGCGAGGACGGTGACCGGGAGGCTGGTGGCCACCTTGCCGTTCGTCGTGGTCGCCCGGACCTGGACCTGGTGGCTGCCCAGCGCCAGCGAGGCCGACGCCGAACGGGCGGTGCCCGCGACGGTGGCGACCGGCTTGTCGTCGACCAGCAGCTCGAACTTGCTCACCTGGGCGCTCGCCGTGCTGGTGTCGAAGCCGACGGAGACGGGACCGGGGGTCTGGAACGAGGAGCCCGGCTGGGCCGCTTCCCCGTTCACGGAGGTGACCTTCAGCCTGGCCGCGGGACCGGAGGTGCGGAGCGCGTCCAGCTGGGGGTAGAGCGCGTGGCCCGGGCATTGGGTGTTGAAGCCGTCCCGGTGTCCCGAGAGCGTCTTGAACTCGTACGACTGCCCCGCGGTGTAGCTCTTGCCGAAGTAGTTCTTCTGGTCGGCGCCCGCGGTCAGCATCGTCGTGCCGCTCATGTCGCCGTCGTACTGGCCGAGCTTGTAGGCCGCGACCTTGGAGATGGCGTCGAGCGCGGCCTGCGAGGCCCCGGCCTGCGTGTAGTCGCCGAGGACGGAGACGCTCGTCGACTCGGAGTTCCAGCCGTAGGCGTGCGCGCCCTGCACGGGCTGGTCGACACCGCCCTGGCGGCCCTCGAAGATCGTGCCGCACTTGTCGACGAGGAAGTTGTAGCCGAGGTCACGCCACTTGTTCTCGTTCACGTGGTACACGTGCAGGCCGCGGACGATGGCCGCGGACTCGGAGCACTCGTACGGCGCGGAGGCCGCGGTGTGGTGGACGAAGGCCGCCTTGATCTTCGCTCCGGGGAGGTAGACCGGGCCCTCGTTGTTCAGGCTCTCGTCCGCTCCCCACTGGACGCGCGAGACGATCTCGGGCTTCGGCGCCGTGGAGGCGGGGCCCGGAGTGGTCGGCGGCTGTGCGGGCGTCGGCGGAACGGGGTCCTCCGCCGGGGCGGCGAACGCCGCCGGCTCGGCCTTCAGGTCTCCGGACTTCTTGGCGGCAGCGGTGGAACCCGGGTCGACGAGCGCCAGCTCCAGTCCGGCGGGCAGCGCGGCAGTGCCCGCGTCCGCGCCCACGCGGACCTCGGCGCCGTCCGACAGACCGACCCAGACGGGCTCCGTGGAGCCGCGCATCCCGGGGCGCTTGCCGTCGAGGTTCGCCTGCGCCTTCTCCAGGGTGATCCACTTCGACCACTCACCGGTCTTCGCATTGCGCGTG is drawn from Streptomyces sp. NBC_01232 and contains these coding sequences:
- a CDS encoding peptidoglycan recognition protein family protein produces the protein MRLGRARGTALAAALGVVAVLGFQGAANGFGTDSLDDEGLPRYSAPGKARGPVEGKVHKLRLKNKGTGKAVLAQQDTKPFGLLGVTWSDPAAEVKGPIEARTRNAKTGEWSKWITLEKAQANLDGKRPGMRGSTEPVWVGLSDGAEVRVGADAGTAALPAGLELALVDPGSTAAAKKSGDLKAEPAAFAAPAEDPVPPTPAQPPTTPGPASTAPKPEIVSRVQWGADESLNNEGPVYLPGAKIKAAFVHHTAASAPYECSESAAIVRGLHVYHVNENKWRDLGYNFLVDKCGTIFEGRQGGVDQPVQGAHAYGWNSESTSVSVLGDYTQAGASQAALDAISKVAAYKLGQYDGDMSGTTMLTAGADQKNYFGKSYTAGQSYEFKTLSGHRDGFNTQCPGHALYPQLDALRTSGPAARLKVTSVNGEAAQPGSSFQTPGPVSVGFDTSTASAQVSKFELLVDDKPVATVAGTARSASASLALGSHQVQVRATTTNGKVATSLPVTVLAEVKDIKFVPVAPKRLMDTREGLGVPQAKVAGGTSVTLQVAGGSTGIPASGVTAAVLNVTATEPTQSSFVSVYPNGTARSSASNLNFTAGQTIPNLVVVPVVDGKVSFYNHSGAVHLIADITGYFTWSGEGATHTNIGPTRLMDTREGLGVPQAKVAGGTSVTLPVAGVEGIPATGVKAVVLNVTATNPTQSSFVSVYPSGTTRSSASNLNFTAGQTIPNLVIVPVVDGKVSFYNHSGTVDLIADITGYFSDSTSGATHTNIGPTRLMDTREGLGVPQAKVAGGTSVTLPVAGIEGIPATGVKAVVLNVTATNPTQSSFVSVYPSGTTRSSASNLNFTAGQTIPNLVIVPVVDGKVSFYNHSGTVDLIADITGYFTK